In the genome of Flavobacterium panacagri, one region contains:
- a CDS encoding superoxide dismutase → MAFELPQLPYAYDALEPHIDARTMEIHHTKHHNAYTTNLNAAIAGTDLEGKTIENILINLDKSNAAVRNNGGGFYNHNLFWTVMSPNGGGLPTGDLLAAIEASFGSFEEFKAKFAKAGATQFGSGWAWLTVQKGGKLEVVGTPNQDNPLMPEVAGNGGTPILGMDVWEHAYYLNYQNRRPDYIEAFFSVINWTEVARRFALDK, encoded by the coding sequence ATGGCTTTTGAATTACCACAATTACCTTATGCATACGATGCATTAGAACCACATATTGATGCACGTACAATGGAAATCCATCATACAAAGCATCACAATGCTTATACTACAAATCTTAACGCGGCAATTGCTGGAACAGATTTAGAAGGAAAAACAATCGAAAACATCTTAATCAACTTAGATAAATCTAACGCTGCAGTTCGTAACAATGGTGGTGGTTTCTACAACCATAATTTATTCTGGACAGTGATGTCTCCAAATGGAGGAGGATTACCAACAGGAGATTTATTAGCAGCAATCGAAGCTTCTTTCGGATCATTCGAAGAATTTAAAGCTAAATTTGCTAAAGCTGGAGCAACACAATTTGGTTCTGGATGGGCTTGGTTAACAGTTCAAAAAGGAGGGAAATTAGAGGTTGTAGGTACTCCAAATCAAGATAATCCATTAATGCCGGAAGTTGCTGGTAACGGTGGAACTCCAATCTTAGGAATGGACGTTTGGGAGCACGCTTACTACTTAAACTATCAAAACAGAAGACCAGATTACATCGAAGCTTTCTTCAGTGTAATTAACTGGACAGAAGTGGCTAGAAGATTTGCTTTAGATAAATAA
- a CDS encoding amidophosphoribosyltransferase produces MSDALKHECGIALVRLLKPLEYYKEKYGTAFYGIQKMYLMMEKQHNRGQDGAGFASIKLDVEPGQRYISRVRSNHSQPIQDVFKQINERVSEELKAHPELGDNMTELKANIPYVGELFLGHVRYGTFGKNSIESVHPFLRQSNWMHRNLILAGNFNMTNVKELFENLVELGQHPKEMADTVTVMEKIGHFLDKEVMQLYQDCKAEGYSKREASPVIAERLDIGKILARSAKNLDGGYAMAGLLGHGDAFVFRDPAGIRPAYFYQDDEVVVVASERPVIQTVFNVPFESVQEIDPGNALIIKKSGKVSMQQILEPTVKKACSFERIYFSRGSDAEIYQERKDLGKLILPAVLKAIDSDTDNTVFSYIPNTAETSFYGLVEAAQDFLNQRKNNYILENRNTLTADTLQELLAVKIRTEKVAIKDAKLRTFITEDSSRDDLVAHVYDVTYGVIKPEDNLVIIDDSIVRGTTLKMSIIKMMDRLKPKRIVIVSSAPQIRYPDCYGIDMAKLEGLVAFRAALALLKERNLYHIVDEVYAKCKAQENFSDKDVVNYVTEIYDQFTDEEISDKIAEMLSSPEINAEVKIIFQTVEDLHKACPKNLGDWYFTGDYPTPGGNRVVNRAFMNFYEGKDARAY; encoded by the coding sequence ATGAGCGACGCTTTAAAACACGAATGTGGTATAGCCTTAGTTAGACTACTAAAACCGCTTGAATATTATAAAGAAAAATACGGAACTGCTTTTTACGGAATTCAGAAGATGTATTTAATGATGGAAAAACAGCATAACCGCGGACAAGACGGCGCTGGTTTTGCAAGCATTAAACTGGATGTTGAACCTGGACAACGCTATATCAGCAGAGTTCGTTCTAATCATTCACAACCTATTCAAGATGTTTTCAAACAAATCAATGAGCGTGTTAGCGAAGAGCTAAAAGCACATCCTGAATTGGGAGATAATATGACAGAACTAAAAGCAAACATTCCTTATGTAGGAGAATTGTTTTTAGGCCACGTTCGTTACGGAACTTTTGGAAAAAACAGCATTGAAAGCGTTCACCCATTTTTACGTCAAAGCAACTGGATGCACCGTAACTTGATTTTGGCAGGAAACTTTAACATGACCAATGTTAAAGAACTTTTCGAAAATCTGGTTGAATTAGGACAGCATCCAAAAGAAATGGCAGATACTGTTACTGTAATGGAAAAAATTGGTCACTTCTTAGATAAAGAAGTAATGCAATTGTACCAAGATTGTAAAGCTGAAGGATATTCTAAAAGAGAAGCCTCTCCAGTTATTGCTGAGCGCTTGGATATTGGTAAAATATTAGCTCGTTCAGCCAAAAACTTAGATGGAGGTTATGCTATGGCTGGTTTATTAGGTCATGGTGATGCTTTTGTTTTTAGAGATCCGGCAGGAATTCGTCCAGCATATTTTTATCAAGATGATGAAGTTGTTGTCGTAGCTTCTGAAAGACCCGTTATTCAAACTGTATTTAATGTCCCTTTTGAAAGTGTTCAAGAAATCGATCCAGGAAACGCTTTGATTATCAAGAAAAGCGGAAAAGTTTCGATGCAGCAAATCTTAGAACCAACGGTTAAAAAAGCATGTTCGTTTGAAAGAATTTATTTCTCAAGAGGAAGTGATGCTGAAATCTATCAAGAACGTAAAGATTTAGGAAAATTAATTTTACCAGCTGTTCTTAAAGCAATTGACAGCGATACAGATAATACTGTTTTCTCTTACATTCCAAATACAGCAGAAACTTCATTTTATGGTTTAGTTGAAGCGGCTCAGGATTTTTTAAATCAAAGAAAAAACAATTATATTTTAGAAAACAGAAATACGCTTACTGCAGATACTCTTCAGGAACTTTTAGCTGTAAAAATACGTACAGAGAAAGTAGCCATTAAAGATGCTAAACTTAGAACCTTTATAACTGAAGACAGCAGTCGTGACGATTTAGTAGCTCACGTTTACGACGTTACCTACGGCGTAATTAAACCTGAAGATAATTTAGTAATTATCGACGATAGTATTGTTCGTGGTACTACATTGAAAATGAGTATCATTAAAATGATGGATCGTTTAAAACCAAAACGTATTGTAATCGTTTCATCTGCTCCACAAATTCGTTACCCAGATTGTTACGGAATTGACATGGCAAAATTAGAAGGTTTAGTTGCTTTTAGAGCAGCACTTGCTTTATTAAAAGAAAGAAACCTTTACCATATTGTAGATGAAGTTTATGCTAAATGTAAAGCACAAGAAAATTTCTCAGATAAAGATGTTGTAAATTATGTAACAGAAATTTACGATCAATTTACAGATGAAGAGATTTCAGATAAAATAGCCGAAATGTTAAGCTCGCCAGAAATAAACGCCGAAGTGAAAATTATTTTCCAGACAGTAGAAGATCTTCACAAAGCGTGTCCTAAAAATTTAGGCGACTGGTACTTCACAGGAGACTACCCTACTCCGGGTGGAAATCGAGTTGTAAACCGTGCTTTTATGAATTTTTACGAAGGAAAAGACGCTCGAGCTTATTAA
- a CDS encoding aldose epimerase family protein, giving the protein MNVLKRSLFILSMLGLAIVSVQCKGDKKADTEKVATEGKDLVTIDKSEYGTTAKGEKVESYKLKNQNGMEVDIITFGGRITDLKVPNKAGVSENVVIGFNSLAQYEKENPFFGALIGRYGNRIAKGKFSLDGKEYQLAINNAPNALHGGPQGYFNVVWKAEEAKSGENASLKLSYVSKDMEEGYPGTLKVFVTYTLTNDNQLEVLYEATTDKKTVVNLTQHSYFNLSGDFTKTILDHELTLNADKLVPVDADLIPTGKLEDVAGTPFDFRTPKLIGKDINAKNDQLEKGKGYDHCWVLNNPEKGKTIIAKVYHAASGRVLEMTTDEPGIQFYSGNFLDGTLPMPNGGTFAHRTGLCLETEHYPDSPNQKNFPTTVLNPGENYKTKTTFKFSVQK; this is encoded by the coding sequence ATGAATGTATTAAAACGCTCTCTTTTCATACTAAGCATGCTCGGTCTTGCTATAGTTTCAGTTCAATGTAAAGGCGATAAAAAAGCAGATACAGAAAAAGTTGCCACTGAAGGAAAAGATTTAGTTACCATTGACAAATCGGAATACGGCACTACTGCTAAAGGCGAAAAAGTAGAGAGTTATAAACTGAAAAACCAAAATGGGATGGAAGTTGATATCATCACTTTTGGTGGCAGAATTACAGATTTGAAAGTGCCTAATAAAGCTGGTGTTTCAGAAAATGTAGTGATCGGATTTAATTCTTTGGCACAATATGAAAAAGAAAATCCTTTCTTCGGAGCTTTGATTGGAAGATACGGAAACCGTATTGCTAAAGGGAAATTTTCTTTAGATGGAAAAGAGTATCAATTGGCAATCAACAATGCGCCAAATGCTTTGCACGGCGGTCCGCAAGGATATTTCAACGTTGTTTGGAAAGCTGAAGAGGCAAAATCTGGCGAAAACGCTTCTCTTAAATTATCTTATGTAAGTAAAGATATGGAAGAAGGTTATCCTGGAACTTTGAAAGTTTTTGTGACTTATACTTTAACAAATGACAATCAGTTAGAGGTTTTGTATGAAGCGACAACAGATAAAAAAACAGTTGTGAATTTAACACAGCATTCATATTTCAATTTATCGGGAGATTTTACCAAAACAATCTTAGATCACGAATTGACTTTAAATGCTGATAAATTAGTTCCAGTTGATGCAGATCTAATTCCTACAGGAAAATTAGAAGATGTTGCTGGTACGCCTTTCGATTTCAGAACGCCAAAATTAATTGGAAAAGACATCAATGCTAAAAATGATCAGTTAGAAAAAGGAAAAGGTTACGATCACTGCTGGGTTTTAAATAATCCTGAAAAAGGAAAAACAATTATTGCAAAAGTATATCATGCAGCAAGCGGAAGAGTTTTAGAAATGACAACAGACGAACCGGGAATTCAGTTCTATTCTGGAAATTTCCTAGATGGAACTTTGCCAATGCCAAATGGAGGAACTTTTGCGCACAGAACAGGATTATGTCTAGAAACAGAACATTATCCGGATTCTCCAAACCAGAAAAATTTCCCAACAACGGTTTTAAACCCGGGAGAAAATTATAAAACGAAAACAACCTTTAAGTTTTCAGTTCAAAAATAA
- a CDS encoding ribose-phosphate pyrophosphokinase — translation MSHLEPEAKIFACSQSVYLAEKIAKDYGIPLGKVTMSTYSDGEFQPSYEESIRGLRVFIVCSTFPTADNLMELLLMIDAAKRASARHITAVMPYFGWARQDRKDKPRVPIGAKLVANLLTAAGATRIMTMDLHADQIQGFFEKPVDHLFASTIFLPYVQSLNLENLTIASPDMGGSKRAYAYSKFLESDVVICYKQRKAANIIDTMELIGEVKGRNVILVDDMIDTGGTLAKAADLMIEKGALSVRAICTHPILSGGAYEKIENSQLTELIVTDSIPLKKESKKIKVVSCAPLFAEVMQMVHHNNSISGKFII, via the coding sequence ATGTCGCACCTAGAACCAGAAGCTAAAATTTTTGCTTGTTCACAAAGTGTTTATCTTGCAGAAAAAATTGCAAAAGACTACGGGATTCCGTTAGGAAAAGTAACGATGTCAACGTATAGTGATGGAGAATTTCAGCCATCTTACGAAGAATCAATTAGGGGTTTGCGCGTTTTTATCGTGTGTTCAACTTTTCCAACTGCAGATAATCTGATGGAATTGTTGTTAATGATTGATGCGGCAAAACGTGCATCAGCAAGACATATTACAGCTGTTATGCCTTATTTTGGTTGGGCAAGACAGGACAGAAAAGACAAACCAAGAGTGCCGATTGGAGCTAAGTTAGTAGCAAATCTATTAACAGCTGCAGGAGCAACAAGAATCATGACAATGGATCTGCATGCAGATCAAATTCAAGGATTCTTTGAAAAACCAGTAGATCATTTATTTGCATCTACCATCTTTTTGCCTTACGTGCAGAGCTTAAATTTAGAAAATTTAACCATTGCATCTCCAGATATGGGAGGGTCAAAAAGAGCTTATGCTTATTCTAAGTTTCTGGAATCAGATGTAGTAATCTGTTACAAACAAAGAAAAGCAGCTAACATTATCGACACGATGGAGCTAATTGGTGAAGTAAAAGGTCGTAATGTAATCTTAGTAGATGACATGATTGATACAGGAGGGACTTTAGCGAAAGCGGCAGACCTTATGATCGAGAAAGGAGCGCTAAGCGTGAGAGCGATTTGTACACACCCAATATTATCTGGTGGAGCATACGAAAAAATTGAGAACTCACAATTAACAGAGTTAATCGTTACCGATTCTATCCCGTTAAAGAAAGAATCAAAGAAAATAAAAGTGGTAAGCTGTGCGCCTTTATTTGCAGAAGTAATGCAGATGGTTCACCACAACAATTCCATCAGTGGAAAATTCATAATATAA
- a CDS encoding OsmC family protein has protein sequence MAFKHLFKTALNWTSKKEHSSLKSYSKSHQIKIEGKPVLEVSAAKAFKGDPSLYNPEDLLLSSLVSCHMMSYLYVCSQNGIEVLEYSDNAEATLEVSPDGSGRFVEVRLYPKIKISNLDKVELALELHHKANQLCFIANSCNFPVLHEASCEI, from the coding sequence ATGGCATTCAAACATCTATTCAAAACAGCATTAAATTGGACTTCTAAGAAAGAACATTCATCCTTAAAAAGTTACAGCAAAAGTCATCAAATTAAAATTGAAGGTAAACCAGTTTTGGAAGTTTCGGCAGCAAAAGCTTTCAAAGGAGATCCATCATTATATAATCCTGAAGATTTATTATTGAGCAGTTTAGTTTCCTGCCACATGATGTCGTATTTATATGTCTGCTCTCAAAACGGAATAGAAGTTTTAGAATATTCAGATAATGCAGAAGCAACTTTAGAAGTTTCTCCAGATGGAAGCGGGCGTTTTGTTGAGGTAAGATTATATCCTAAAATAAAAATTTCAAATTTAGATAAAGTTGAATTGGCTTTAGAATTACATCACAAAGCAAATCAATTGTGTTTTATTGCTAATTCCTGTAATTTTCCTGTTTTGCATGAGGCGAGTTGTGAGATTTGA
- a CDS encoding T9SS type B sorting domain-containing protein, translating to MNAKITLTNTFGAYFVKTDRLPCGKNESRPFVFNLNLCDLHVCDNDTDGFAEFNLKAVENLIVGNTTNLKVQFYHQNGEEILGVLTSVTNLVVKEEIIKVRVTNLNTGHCEESTFKLIVNPLPIANSLQELMGFDPNNDGISEYFDTSNIESAVLGNQKNMTVSFFDSGGSQLPCPLPNPFTNTIKNQETLTVRVTNNLTSCYAETTLVLKTTSQPIIKNPCTKYTCDEGGGFGIFDLSDLTSEIIGNQSGLKIMYFDDKGNSLPSPLPNLFENTQSRSQTIKVRVENELNSLCSSETSFDLVVNDLPVVNINKVYSLCELEASVFISVDESLDSYTWQFQNTYIVSNSSKANLTSTGKYTLIVGKIQNDIYCENRFEFEVVRSVRPTIKEIKYQELSDNNFIEIIPSAEGNLEYSIDGINYQQSNYFSSVQEGIYIAYMRDKKGCGQDWKEVTIIDYPKFFTPNNDGFNDLWQIKSSAKYPNSKIAIFDRYGKLIAELSANNSGWDGSFNGSALPADDYWFKAKFNDKINFSGHFSLKR from the coding sequence GTGAATGCTAAAATAACGCTAACCAATACTTTCGGAGCATATTTTGTTAAGACCGATAGGCTTCCTTGTGGGAAAAATGAAAGCAGGCCATTTGTTTTTAATCTTAATTTATGTGATTTACACGTTTGTGACAATGATACTGATGGTTTTGCAGAATTCAATTTAAAAGCGGTAGAAAATTTGATTGTTGGAAACACAACAAACCTAAAAGTCCAATTTTACCATCAAAACGGAGAGGAGATACTTGGTGTGTTAACCTCAGTTACTAATTTAGTTGTAAAAGAGGAAATAATAAAAGTAAGAGTAACAAATCTAAACACAGGTCATTGTGAAGAATCAACATTTAAATTAATTGTAAATCCATTGCCAATTGCAAACTCTTTGCAAGAACTTATGGGTTTTGATCCTAATAATGACGGTATTTCTGAATATTTTGATACCTCAAATATTGAGTCCGCTGTTTTAGGAAATCAGAAAAATATGACTGTTTCTTTTTTTGATTCAGGTGGCAGCCAATTGCCTTGTCCTTTGCCTAATCCGTTTACAAATACAATTAAAAACCAAGAAACACTTACAGTAAGAGTCACAAATAATTTGACCAGTTGTTATGCAGAGACAACATTGGTTTTAAAAACGACTTCGCAACCCATTATCAAGAATCCTTGTACAAAATATACCTGTGATGAAGGAGGTGGTTTTGGAATTTTTGATCTTTCTGATTTAACGAGTGAAATTATAGGAAATCAATCTGGTTTAAAAATAATGTATTTTGATGATAAAGGGAATTCATTACCAAGTCCATTGCCCAATTTATTTGAAAACACACAGTCAAGATCACAAACAATAAAAGTGAGAGTAGAAAACGAATTAAATAGTTTGTGTAGTTCTGAAACAAGTTTTGACTTAGTGGTAAACGATTTACCAGTAGTAAATATTAATAAAGTATATTCTTTGTGTGAGTTAGAAGCTTCAGTGTTTATAAGTGTAGATGAAAGTTTAGATAGCTACACTTGGCAATTCCAAAATACTTATATTGTCTCCAATTCATCCAAGGCTAATTTGACAAGTACAGGAAAATATACACTTATAGTTGGAAAAATTCAAAACGATATTTATTGTGAAAATAGATTTGAATTTGAGGTTGTAAGATCTGTTCGTCCAACCATTAAAGAAATAAAATATCAGGAATTGTCAGACAATAATTTTATCGAAATTATTCCATCGGCCGAAGGAAATCTGGAATATTCTATAGATGGCATAAATTATCAGCAGAGCAATTATTTCTCTTCGGTTCAGGAAGGAATTTACATTGCCTATATGCGAGATAAAAAAGGCTGTGGTCAAGATTGGAAAGAAGTAACTATAATTGATTATCCAAAATTTTTTACACCAAATAACGATGGTTTTAATGATCTTTGGCAGATAAAAAGCAGTGCTAAATATCCAAATTCTAAAATAGCAATATTTGACAGATATGGAAAATTGATCGCCGAATTATCTGCAAATAATTCAGGCTGGGATGGCTCTTTTAACGGAAGTGCACTGCCAGCTGATGATTATTGGTTTAAAGCAAAATTTAATGACAAGATTAATTTTTCAGGTCATTTTTCTTTAAAAAGGTAA
- a CDS encoding 50S ribosomal protein L25/general stress protein Ctc, producing the protein MKSITIKGSERESVGKVSTKALRNAGAVPCVLYGGNQAVHFSADAAAFKNLVYTPNAHTVVIELGKGKSFNAILQDIQVHPVSDKILHIDFFQLFDDKEITMEVPVKIVGTSKGVLAGGVLRLNQRKLKVKALPSNLPDFVEADITPLEMGNKLYVTKVGKPEYKIMHPDNTVVCQVRISRAAMKAAQEAAKAAKAPAKGKKK; encoded by the coding sequence ATGAAATCGATTACAATTAAAGGATCAGAAAGAGAAAGCGTGGGCAAAGTGTCAACTAAAGCCTTACGTAATGCTGGAGCGGTTCCTTGCGTGTTATACGGAGGAAATCAGGCAGTACACTTCTCAGCAGACGCTGCAGCGTTCAAAAACTTGGTTTACACTCCAAACGCACACACAGTTGTGATTGAGCTTGGAAAAGGAAAATCATTCAATGCAATTTTGCAAGACATTCAAGTTCACCCAGTATCTGACAAAATTTTACACATTGACTTCTTCCAATTATTTGATGACAAAGAAATCACAATGGAAGTTCCTGTAAAAATCGTTGGTACATCTAAAGGTGTTCTTGCGGGAGGTGTTTTACGTTTGAACCAACGTAAATTAAAAGTTAAAGCTTTACCATCAAATCTTCCTGATTTTGTTGAAGCTGACATCACTCCACTTGAAATGGGTAACAAATTATACGTTACTAAAGTTGGAAAACCAGAGTACAAAATTATGCACCCAGACAACACTGTTGTTTGTCAAGTGAGAATCTCTCGTGCTGCTATGAAAGCTGCTCAAGAAGCTGCAAAAGCTGCAAAAGCTCCTGCAAAAGGAAAGAAAAAATAA
- the araA gene encoding L-arabinose isomerase has product MIDISQKEVWFVVGSQELYGEETLRKVAEHSQIIAKGLDASSSIPVKVVYKDVVKSPSQILDVCLAANSEKNCIGIIAWMHTFSPAKMWIGGLNILKKPLCHLHTQYNAEIPWGSIDMDFMNLNQSAHGDREFGFIMSRLRKKRKVVVGHWEDERVQKKLGIWSRVVLGWDELQNLKVARIGDNMREVAVTEGDKVEAQIRFGMSVNGYDSSDVTKHIEKVTDAALNDLLAVYEQSYNLTDSLKEGGAQRSSLVEAAKIELGLRAFLEEGGFGAFTDTFENLGVWKQLPGIATQRLMADGYGFGGEGDWKTAAMVRALKVMCVGLEGGTSFMEDYTYHFTPQKSYVLGSHMLEICPSIADGKPSCEVHPLGIGGKEDPARLVFNSPAGDAINVSLVDMGTRFRLIVNEVTAVKPMAELPKLPVARVLWDCKPNLEVAATAWILAGGAHHTVYSQSITTEFMEDFADIAGIELLVIDEKTTVREFKDKINANEAYFHLFQHGL; this is encoded by the coding sequence ATGATTGATATATCTCAAAAAGAAGTATGGTTTGTAGTAGGAAGCCAGGAATTATATGGTGAAGAAACGCTTAGAAAAGTAGCAGAACATTCTCAGATAATTGCAAAAGGATTAGACGCTTCGTCTTCAATTCCGGTAAAAGTAGTTTACAAAGATGTGGTAAAATCGCCATCGCAGATTTTAGATGTTTGTTTGGCTGCAAATTCAGAGAAAAACTGTATCGGAATTATTGCTTGGATGCATACTTTCTCTCCAGCAAAAATGTGGATTGGCGGATTAAATATCCTTAAAAAACCATTATGCCATTTGCATACACAATACAATGCTGAAATTCCATGGGGAAGTATCGACATGGATTTCATGAACTTAAATCAATCTGCGCACGGAGATCGTGAATTTGGTTTCATTATGTCTAGATTACGTAAAAAACGTAAAGTTGTAGTGGGACACTGGGAAGACGAAAGAGTTCAGAAAAAATTAGGAATCTGGTCAAGAGTTGTCTTAGGATGGGATGAACTTCAAAACCTAAAAGTAGCTCGAATTGGAGACAATATGCGTGAAGTTGCCGTTACAGAAGGTGATAAAGTTGAAGCTCAGATTCGTTTTGGAATGTCTGTAAACGGATATGATTCATCAGACGTTACAAAACATATTGAAAAAGTAACTGACGCAGCATTAAACGATTTATTAGCAGTTTACGAGCAATCATACAACTTAACAGATTCATTAAAAGAAGGCGGTGCACAAAGAAGTTCTTTGGTTGAAGCAGCAAAAATTGAATTAGGATTAAGAGCTTTCCTTGAAGAAGGAGGTTTCGGCGCTTTCACAGATACATTTGAAAATCTTGGAGTTTGGAAACAATTACCAGGAATCGCAACACAAAGATTAATGGCCGATGGTTATGGTTTTGGTGGAGAAGGAGACTGGAAAACTGCAGCAATGGTAAGAGCGTTAAAAGTAATGTGTGTTGGTCTGGAAGGCGGAACTTCTTTTATGGAAGATTATACGTACCATTTCACACCACAAAAATCATATGTTTTAGGGTCTCACATGTTGGAAATCTGTCCATCGATTGCAGACGGAAAACCTTCTTGCGAAGTGCATCCATTAGGAATTGGAGGAAAAGAAGATCCAGCTCGTTTGGTATTCAACTCTCCAGCAGGAGATGCAATCAATGTTTCTTTGGTGGATATGGGAACTCGTTTCCGTTTAATTGTAAACGAAGTTACAGCGGTGAAACCTATGGCAGAATTACCAAAATTACCAGTTGCACGTGTTCTTTGGGATTGTAAACCAAACCTTGAAGTTGCAGCAACAGCATGGATTTTAGCCGGTGGAGCGCATCACACAGTTTACAGCCAATCTATTACAACAGAATTTATGGAAGATTTCGCAGATATCGCAGGAATCGAATTGTTGGTAATTGATGAGAAAACAACGGTAAGAGAGTTTAAAGATAAAATCAACGCAAACGAAGCTTATTTCCATTTGTTTCAACACGGCCTGTAA
- the pth gene encoding aminoacyl-tRNA hydrolase has product MIKWITKLFSSTPKEENIEDNMKKYLIVGLGNIGAEYVNTRHNIGFKVLDFLAKKEGLSFETVKLGSLAEYKFKGRTFFLLKPNTYMNLSGKAVKYWMDKENIPLENILVITDDLNLSFGTIRIKPKGSDGGHNGLKNINLVLNTQNYTRFRFGISDQFKKGQQIDYVLGEWNAEEEAKLPERLETSAEIIKTFGTAGLENTMTTFNGK; this is encoded by the coding sequence ATGATAAAATGGATAACAAAACTGTTTTCATCAACACCAAAAGAAGAGAACATAGAAGACAATATGAAGAAATATTTAATCGTAGGTTTAGGAAATATAGGAGCCGAATATGTAAATACACGACACAATATCGGATTTAAAGTGCTGGATTTTTTAGCTAAAAAAGAAGGGCTTTCTTTTGAAACCGTAAAACTAGGCTCATTAGCAGAATATAAGTTTAAAGGAAGAACTTTTTTTCTTTTAAAACCAAACACTTACATGAATTTAAGTGGAAAAGCTGTAAAATATTGGATGGACAAAGAAAATATACCTTTAGAGAATATTCTAGTCATTACAGACGATTTAAATCTTTCATTCGGAACCATCAGAATCAAACCAAAAGGAAGCGACGGAGGTCACAACGGTTTGAAAAACATCAATTTGGTTTTAAACACACAAAATTACACACGATTTAGATTTGGTATCAGCGACCAATTCAAAAAAGGCCAGCAGATTGATTATGTTTTAGGAGAATGGAATGCTGAAGAAGAAGCGAAACTTCCAGAGCGTTTAGAAACTTCGGCAGAAATTATCAAAACTTTCGGAACTGCCGGTTTAGAAAACACAATGACGACTTTCAACGGAAAATAA